One region of Epilithonimonas zeae genomic DNA includes:
- the rplK gene encoding 50S ribosomal protein L11, which translates to MAKKVFKMVKLQVKGGAANPSPPVGPALGSAGVNIMEFCKQFNGRTQDKPGQVLPVVITVYEDKSFEFIIKTPPVAIQLLDAAKLKGGSGEPNRNKVGAVSWAQVQKIAEDKMGDLNCFSLEPAISMVAGTARSMGLRVTGTKPTNA; encoded by the coding sequence ATGGCTAAAAAAGTCTTTAAAATGGTAAAGCTTCAGGTGAAAGGTGGCGCTGCTAACCCTTCTCCACCAGTAGGTCCAGCTTTGGGTTCTGCGGGTGTGAACATCATGGAGTTTTGTAAACAATTCAACGGTAGAACTCAGGATAAGCCTGGTCAAGTTTTGCCAGTTGTTATTACGGTGTATGAAGACAAATCTTTTGAATTCATCATCAAAACACCTCCGGTTGCTATCCAATTATTGGATGCTGCAAAACTGAAAGGTGGATCTGGAGAACCTAACAGAAATAAAGTAGGTGCTGTATCTTGGGCTCAAGTTCAGAAAATTGCTGAGGACAAAATGGGAGATCTTAACTGTTTCTCACTAGAACCTGCAATTTCTATGGTAGCTGGTACTGCTAGATCTATGGGATTGAGAGTAACAGGAACTAAACCAACTAACGCTTAA
- the rplA gene encoding 50S ribosomal protein L1, which yields MAKLTKKQKEALSKVEKNKIYNLDEASALVKEVNFAKFDASVDIAVRLGVDPRKANQMVRGVVSLPHGTGKDIKVLALVTPDKEAEAKEAGADYVGLDEYLTQIKNGWTDVDVIVTMPAVMGKLGPLGRVLGPRGLMPNPKSGTVTMEIGKAVAEVKAGKIDFKVDKYGIIHAGIGKVSFDAAKLKENAQELISTLIKLKPTAAKGTYVKSIYLSSTMSPGIAVDTKSVN from the coding sequence ATGGCAAAATTGACAAAAAAGCAAAAAGAAGCTTTAAGCAAAGTGGAAAAAAATAAAATTTACAATCTTGACGAAGCGTCTGCTTTGGTAAAAGAGGTAAATTTTGCAAAATTTGATGCGTCTGTAGATATCGCTGTTAGATTGGGTGTAGATCCAAGAAAAGCAAACCAAATGGTAAGAGGTGTTGTATCTCTTCCTCACGGAACTGGTAAAGATATCAAGGTTTTGGCTTTGGTAACTCCAGACAAAGAAGCAGAAGCTAAAGAAGCTGGTGCAGACTATGTAGGTCTTGATGAATATTTGACTCAAATCAAAAATGGTTGGACAGATGTTGACGTTATCGTTACTATGCCAGCTGTTATGGGTAAACTAGGACCATTGGGTAGAGTTTTAGGACCAAGAGGTCTTATGCCAAACCCTAAATCTGGTACTGTAACTATGGAAATCGGAAAAGCTGTAGCTGAAGTGAAAGCTGGTAAAATCGATTTCAAAGTAGATAAATATGGTATTATCCACGCAGGTATTGGTAAAGTATCTTTTGATGCTGCTAAACTTAAAGAAAATGCTCAGGAATTAATCTCGACATTGATCAAGTTGAAACCAACTGCTGCTAAAGGAACTTATGTAAAGAGCATTTATTTGTCTTCTACAATGAGTCCTGGAATTGCTGTTGATACAAAATCTGTTAACTAA
- the rplJ gene encoding 50S ribosomal protein L10, with protein sequence MTKDQKVVAIQEIKDLLQDAKVVYVADLTGLNASKSSDFRRQAFKQNIKIKVVKNTLLQKAMEQIEGVDYAEMFETFKGNSALMIADTANAPAKLIKDFRKKEEKPALKSAFVQETFYVGDENLDTLVSIKSREEMIGEIIGLLQSPIQRVVSALQNKSEAGEATTEEVAAPAVEETPAEAAPEAPAAESTDEAPAAE encoded by the coding sequence ATGACAAAAGACCAAAAAGTTGTAGCAATACAAGAGATCAAAGATTTGCTTCAGGATGCAAAAGTAGTTTACGTAGCAGATCTTACAGGATTGAACGCTTCCAAATCTTCTGACTTCAGAAGACAAGCTTTCAAACAAAATATCAAAATCAAAGTTGTGAAGAATACATTGCTTCAAAAAGCAATGGAACAGATCGAAGGTGTAGATTACGCTGAGATGTTCGAAACTTTCAAAGGAAACTCTGCATTAATGATTGCTGATACAGCTAACGCTCCAGCAAAACTGATCAAAGATTTCAGAAAGAAAGAAGAGAAACCAGCTCTAAAATCGGCTTTCGTTCAAGAAACTTTCTATGTTGGTGACGAAAATCTTGATACTTTAGTAAGCATCAAGTCTAGAGAAGAAATGATCGGTGAAATCATCGGATTGCTTCAGTCTCCAATCCAAAGAGTTGTTTCTGCTCTTCAAAACAAATCTGAAGCTGGAGAAGCTACAACTGAAGAAGTTGCTGCTCCTGCAGTAGAAGAAACTCCTGCTGAGGCGGCTCCAGAAGCTCCTGCAGCAGAAAGCACTGACGAAGCGCCAGCTGCTGAATAA
- the rplL gene encoding 50S ribosomal protein L7/L12, producing the protein MSDLKNLAETLVNLTVKDVNELATILKDEYGIEPAAAAVVVAAGGAGDAAEEKTEFDVILKSAGASKLAVVKLVKDLTGAGLKEAKDIVDGAPAPLKQGVSKDEAEALKKQLEEAGAEVELK; encoded by the coding sequence ATGTCAGATTTAAAAAATTTAGCTGAAACGCTAGTAAACTTAACAGTAAAAGACGTAAATGAATTAGCTACTATCCTTAAGGATGAGTACGGAATCGAGCCAGCTGCTGCTGCTGTAGTAGTTGCTGCAGGTGGTGCAGGTGATGCTGCTGAAGAAAAAACAGAATTCGATGTAATTCTTAAATCAGCTGGTGCATCTAAATTAGCTGTTGTTAAATTGGTAAAAGATTTAACTGGTGCTGGTCTTAAAGAAGCTAAAGATATCGTAGACGGTGCTCCTGCTCCATTGAAGCAAGGTGTTTCTAAAGACGAAGCTGAAGCTCTTAAGAAGCAATTAGAAGAAGCTGGTGCTGAAGTAGAATTGAAGTAA
- a CDS encoding thrombospondin type 3 repeat-containing protein produces MKKLNLLFTVVFLLVANQMLFSQVVDRLYLSLSATGRVYDITGVPAVLPTPLTAPNYSAGNQNFISNLAVGYDTPGGNPTSLAFLHSNTAAGSTIFKYLPATGSQSTGQVTPAGNLIGGIGTNNVPKANGDPSGLAYGFSTTSKNLYQVYPTSTDLGAVTAPASDAIWNNTGGNTSTIWATDTFFDYQNFIYVIVQNTNGATITRHLYKIDPTTRVATRVVQLTGPIGTSSGDNTVSNSTTVGNVRGIAYLNGLVYAVSVNGNPGTELAVYTINISTGVSTYIRTYTGIAGGLWATNQDLASVPYYIPFIFNCGGATIQETTPFVAGVGSTKTLRAPISTVYGPGTYRINVSGTDFASTFTDVTITSTTTYIDIPVTYNGTGSSGTRTITYNINGSTTTCTFNAVIERDLDGDGIPDILDLDSDNDGILDIFECPESVVDVNYNIADGNTVTFNAPAADLGFIFDVYTLDNSFNLNINGVNLSTSKLEFQPDQTDNVRFVDGNTYGNGTVPQIYNMTGTAANPLVRIIIHKNGSVSMYGSKSSGGQLFPLQLYNGNTFNSITWNRTGANTVILSQLVVGPTYITGRGNGVKNGFCDPDNDGVSNQFDVDSDGDGCPDAIEGSEAVRFDQVHSMTLPAGDANYAYRGQIKTIYNGVTTGTPAQIISTSPSASGVPQLVNYAGFNLNTGTNPSNLAGLVDNTDGTADIGQGVGTSQNATTTDPECSRCFRPATTAGTTLVTNHGITALARAGGATTDWPGKIKGAYTALDAKTKGFVINRVPTSALSSITGVTGMMVYDTTVNCLKIYDGTAWNCYSKQTCDNFNQ; encoded by the coding sequence ATGAAAAAATTAAATCTACTTTTTACAGTAGTGTTTCTGCTTGTTGCAAATCAAATGCTATTTTCGCAAGTAGTGGATAGATTATATCTTTCGTTGTCAGCTACTGGAAGAGTTTATGATATTACCGGAGTGCCTGCAGTACTTCCAACTCCACTGACGGCACCTAATTATTCTGCAGGTAACCAGAATTTTATAAGTAATCTTGCTGTTGGTTATGATACTCCTGGGGGAAATCCTACAAGTTTAGCTTTTTTGCACTCTAATACAGCTGCTGGTAGTACAATATTTAAATATTTACCAGCTACAGGATCACAATCGACAGGTCAGGTAACCCCAGCAGGCAATCTTATTGGAGGAATCGGGACAAATAATGTTCCAAAGGCAAATGGTGATCCGTCTGGGCTTGCATATGGGTTTAGCACAACAAGTAAAAATTTGTACCAAGTTTATCCTACGAGTACAGATTTGGGAGCTGTAACAGCTCCTGCTAGTGATGCTATTTGGAATAATACAGGTGGTAATACATCTACAATATGGGCAACAGATACATTTTTTGATTATCAAAACTTCATCTATGTGATTGTACAGAATACAAACGGAGCTACAATTACAAGGCACTTATATAAGATTGATCCAACTACAAGAGTTGCTACTCGTGTTGTACAACTAACCGGTCCTATAGGGACTTCTAGTGGTGATAATACCGTTAGTAACAGTACTACAGTAGGAAACGTGAGAGGTATTGCATATCTAAACGGATTGGTTTATGCTGTTTCTGTAAATGGTAATCCAGGAACAGAATTGGCGGTTTATACTATTAATATATCTACCGGTGTTTCGACATATATTAGAACATATACCGGAATAGCAGGTGGTTTATGGGCAACTAACCAAGATTTGGCTTCAGTTCCATATTACATACCCTTCATTTTTAATTGTGGAGGAGCGACAATACAAGAAACAACGCCATTTGTTGCTGGTGTAGGTTCTACAAAAACACTTAGAGCGCCTATTTCTACAGTTTATGGTCCTGGAACATATAGAATAAATGTATCTGGGACAGATTTTGCATCTACATTTACAGATGTTACAATAACTTCCACCACGACATACATAGATATTCCTGTTACCTATAATGGGACTGGCTCAAGTGGTACTAGAACTATTACCTATAATATCAACGGAAGTACAACGACTTGTACATTTAATGCGGTTATTGAGCGTGACTTGGACGGTGATGGAATTCCTGATATATTGGATTTGGATTCTGATAATGATGGTATATTGGATATTTTCGAATGTCCAGAAAGTGTGGTGGATGTTAATTACAATATTGCTGATGGTAATACAGTTACGTTTAATGCGCCAGCTGCTGATTTAGGTTTTATTTTCGATGTTTATACACTTGATAATTCATTTAACTTAAATATTAATGGAGTTAACCTTTCGACCTCCAAATTAGAATTCCAGCCGGATCAAACTGACAATGTCAGATTTGTAGACGGAAATACTTATGGTAATGGAACTGTACCTCAAATATATAATATGACAGGAACAGCAGCTAATCCTTTGGTTAGAATTATTATTCATAAAAATGGATCTGTAAGTATGTATGGCAGCAAAAGTAGTGGTGGTCAATTGTTTCCTTTGCAGTTATACAATGGTAATACATTCAATTCAATTACATGGAATAGAACAGGAGCTAATACTGTAATTTTAAGTCAATTGGTTGTAGGTCCTACTTACATCACTGGCCGGGGAAATGGTGTCAAAAATGGTTTCTGTGATCCGGATAATGATGGTGTTTCTAATCAATTTGATGTAGATAGTGATGGCGACGGTTGTCCTGATGCTATCGAAGGTAGTGAGGCTGTACGCTTTGATCAGGTTCATTCTATGACATTGCCGGCTGGAGATGCTAATTATGCTTACCGCGGTCAAATAAAAACTATTTATAATGGTGTCACTACAGGTACACCAGCACAGATCATAAGTACATCTCCTTCGGCAAGCGGCGTTCCGCAATTGGTTAACTATGCAGGCTTTAATTTAAATACTGGTACAAACCCTTCTAATCTTGCAGGTCTTGTGGATAATACAGATGGAACAGCAGATATTGGACAAGGTGTAGGAACTTCTCAAAATGCAACAACTACAGATCCTGAGTGTTCTAGATGTTTCCGCCCTGCTACAACAGCTGGAACTACTTTAGTAACTAATCATGGTATTACAGCTTTGGCTAGAGCGGGAGGCGCAACTACAGACTGGCCGGGTAAGATAAAAGGTGCATATACGGCTTTGGATGCAAAAACTAAAGGTTTTGTAATCAACAGAGTTCCAACGTCTGCTTTAAGTTCTATTACTGGAGTTACTGGTATGATGGTGTATGATACAACTGTCAACTGTCTTAAAATATATGATGGAACAGCGTGGAATTGCTACTCTAAACAAACCTGTGATAATTTTAACCAATAA
- the rpoB gene encoding DNA-directed RNA polymerase subunit beta, whose amino-acid sequence MSKTQAAPKVQGTERINFSSAKGRIDTPDFLDIQIQSFKEFFQLDTLPEQRLNESLYKTFQENFPITDSRNQFVLEFLDYLVDSPRYSIDECVERGLTYNVPLKARLKLYCTDPEHEDFQTVVQDVYLGPVPYMTPSGSFIINGAERVIVTQLHRSPGVFFGQTYHANGTKLYYSRIIPFKGSWMEFTTDINSVMYAYIDRKKKLPLTTLLRAIGYESDKEILQIFDLAEEVKVSKAALKKVEGRTLAARVLNTWFEDFVDEDTGEVVSIERNEIILDRETILEKEHLDVILDSGVKSILIHKENSNEFSIIQNTLQKDPTNSEKEAVEYIYRQLRNADAPDEETARGIIEKLFFSEQRYSLGEVGRYRLNKKLGLNISEDNQVLTKEDIISIVKHLIELVNSKAEVDDIDHLSNRRIKTVGEQLSGQFGVGLSRIARTIKERMNVRDNEIFTPVDLVNAKTLTSVINSFFGTNQLSQFMDQTNPLSEITHKRRLSALGPGGLSRERAGFEVRDVHHTHYGRICPIETPEGPNIGLISSLGMYAKINTLGFIETPYRKVENGKVDLQAAPTYLNAEDEEYKVIAQANVDMNDDGSINTDRVIARLDGDYPVVEPQQVDLIDVAPNQISGISASLIPFLEHDDANRALMGSNMMRQAVPLLKPQAPIVGTGLEKQVARDSRILINAEGTGVVEYVDAERIVIKYERSEEDDLVNFDSATKTYKLTKFRKTNQSTTITLRPNVRVGDTVEKGQVLCDGYATENGELALGRNLVVAFMPWKGYNFEDAIVINEKVVREDWFTSIHVDEYSLEVRDTKLGMEELTADIPNVSEEATKDLDENGMIRIGAEVKPGDILIGKITPKGESDPTPEEKLLRAIFGDKAGDVKDASLKADSSLRGVVINKKLFSRNIKDKKKRSEEKIKLEEIENTYKNKFDDLRNTLIDKLNTLVSGKTSQGVKNDLEEEVIGKGTKFTLKLLQSVEDYVNISGADWTVDADKNEWIKQLIHNYKIKYNDLSGVKNREKFALSIGDELPAGIIKLAKVYIAKKRKLNVGDKMAGRHGNKGIVSRIVREEDMPFLEDGTPVDIVLNPLGVPSRMNIGQIYETVLGWAGRKLGLKFATPIFDGASLEQITEYTDEAGLPKFGHTHLYDGGTGERFTQAATVGIIYMLKLGHMVDDKMHARSIGPYSLITQQPLGGKAQFGGQRFGEMEVWALEAFGASNILREILTVKSDDVIGRAKTYEAIAKGEAMPEPGIPESFNVLLHELQGLGLDVRLEE is encoded by the coding sequence ATGAGTAAAACACAGGCCGCTCCTAAAGTTCAAGGTACAGAGAGGATCAACTTTTCGTCAGCGAAAGGTAGAATCGATACACCTGACTTTTTGGACATCCAAATCCAGTCTTTCAAGGAGTTTTTCCAGCTAGACACGCTTCCTGAGCAACGTTTGAATGAATCACTTTACAAAACGTTCCAGGAAAATTTCCCAATTACAGATTCTAGAAACCAATTTGTTTTAGAATTTCTAGATTATCTGGTAGATTCTCCACGTTATTCTATAGATGAGTGCGTAGAGAGAGGTTTAACGTATAACGTTCCTCTAAAGGCTAGACTTAAATTATATTGTACAGATCCGGAGCACGAAGATTTCCAGACTGTTGTACAGGATGTATATTTAGGTCCGGTTCCTTATATGACTCCGTCTGGTTCATTCATTATCAATGGAGCAGAGCGTGTTATCGTAACTCAGTTACACAGATCTCCGGGTGTATTCTTCGGACAGACTTACCACGCCAACGGAACTAAGCTTTACTATTCAAGAATTATCCCTTTCAAAGGATCTTGGATGGAATTTACAACAGATATCAACAGCGTAATGTACGCGTATATCGACCGTAAGAAAAAATTACCTTTAACAACATTACTAAGAGCGATTGGTTATGAGTCTGATAAAGAGATTCTTCAGATTTTTGACTTGGCAGAAGAAGTGAAAGTTTCTAAAGCGGCTCTTAAAAAAGTAGAAGGTAGGACTTTAGCTGCGAGAGTATTGAACACTTGGTTCGAGGATTTCGTAGACGAGGATACAGGTGAGGTTGTTTCTATCGAAAGAAACGAAATCATCTTGGATAGAGAAACAATTCTTGAAAAAGAACACCTAGATGTTATCTTGGATTCTGGAGTTAAGTCCATCTTAATTCACAAAGAAAATTCTAACGAGTTCTCTATTATCCAAAATACACTACAAAAAGATCCAACCAACTCAGAAAAAGAAGCGGTTGAATATATCTATCGTCAGTTAAGAAATGCTGATGCGCCGGATGAAGAAACTGCAAGAGGAATTATTGAAAAATTATTCTTCTCGGAGCAGAGATATTCATTAGGTGAAGTTGGTCGTTACAGATTGAACAAAAAATTAGGGCTTAATATTTCTGAGGATAATCAGGTTTTGACGAAAGAAGATATCATCTCTATCGTAAAACACTTGATCGAGTTAGTTAATTCTAAGGCTGAAGTTGATGATATCGATCACTTATCAAACAGAAGAATCAAGACTGTTGGTGAGCAATTATCAGGACAGTTTGGTGTTGGTCTTTCTAGAATTGCCAGAACGATCAAAGAAAGAATGAACGTTAGAGATAACGAGATTTTTACACCTGTTGATTTGGTTAATGCTAAGACTTTAACGTCTGTTATCAACTCATTCTTTGGTACCAACCAGCTTTCTCAGTTTATGGATCAAACCAACCCACTATCAGAAATCACGCACAAGCGTAGACTTTCTGCGTTAGGACCTGGTGGTTTATCTAGAGAAAGAGCAGGTTTCGAGGTTCGTGACGTTCACCATACACACTATGGTCGTATCTGTCCAATTGAAACTCCGGAAGGACCAAACATTGGTTTGATTTCTTCTTTAGGTATGTATGCGAAAATCAATACTTTAGGTTTCATCGAAACGCCTTATAGAAAAGTTGAAAACGGTAAAGTAGATTTACAAGCTGCACCAACTTATCTGAATGCTGAGGATGAGGAATACAAAGTAATTGCTCAGGCGAACGTTGATATGAATGACGACGGTAGCATCAATACAGATAGAGTTATTGCTCGTTTGGACGGAGATTACCCAGTTGTTGAGCCTCAGCAAGTAGATTTGATTGATGTTGCACCAAACCAGATTTCTGGTATTTCTGCATCATTGATTCCTTTCCTAGAGCACGATGATGCGAACAGAGCATTGATGGGATCGAATATGATGCGTCAGGCTGTTCCGTTATTGAAACCTCAGGCACCTATCGTAGGTACAGGTTTGGAAAAACAAGTAGCTAGAGATTCTAGAATCTTGATTAATGCTGAAGGTACTGGAGTTGTAGAATACGTAGATGCTGAAAGAATTGTTATTAAGTACGAAAGAAGCGAGGAAGACGATTTAGTTAACTTCGATTCTGCTACTAAAACTTATAAACTGACTAAGTTCAGAAAAACAAACCAGAGTACGACTATCACATTGAGACCAAACGTAAGAGTAGGTGATACAGTGGAAAAAGGTCAGGTTCTTTGTGACGGTTATGCAACTGAAAACGGAGAATTGGCTCTTGGTAGAAACTTGGTAGTTGCGTTTATGCCTTGGAAAGGTTATAATTTCGAGGATGCGATTGTAATTAATGAAAAAGTAGTTCGTGAGGACTGGTTTACTTCAATCCACGTAGATGAATATTCTCTAGAAGTTCGTGATACCAAATTAGGTATGGAAGAATTGACAGCTGATATTCCAAACGTTTCTGAAGAAGCTACTAAAGATCTTGATGAGAACGGTATGATCCGTATCGGAGCAGAAGTTAAGCCTGGTGATATCCTTATCGGAAAAATCACGCCAAAAGGTGAGTCTGATCCAACACCGGAAGAAAAACTTCTTAGAGCTATCTTCGGAGATAAAGCTGGTGATGTAAAAGATGCTTCATTGAAAGCAGATTCTTCTCTAAGAGGAGTTGTAATCAACAAAAAATTGTTCTCTAGAAATATCAAGGACAAAAAGAAAAGAAGTGAGGAGAAAATCAAGTTGGAAGAAATCGAAAATACTTACAAAAATAAGTTTGACGATTTAAGAAATACTTTGATTGACAAATTGAATACTCTAGTTTCTGGTAAAACTTCTCAAGGTGTGAAAAATGACCTGGAAGAAGAAGTTATCGGTAAAGGAACTAAGTTCACTTTGAAATTGCTTCAGTCTGTTGAAGATTATGTAAACATCAGTGGTGCGGATTGGACTGTTGATGCTGACAAAAATGAATGGATCAAACAATTGATTCACAATTATAAGATTAAATACAATGATCTTTCGGGAGTTAAAAACCGTGAGAAATTTGCATTGTCAATCGGAGACGAGTTGCCAGCAGGTATTATCAAACTAGCTAAAGTTTACATCGCTAAGAAACGTAAACTGAACGTAGGAGATAAAATGGCGGGTCGTCACGGTAACAAAGGTATCGTTTCAAGAATCGTTCGTGAAGAAGATATGCCATTCCTGGAAGATGGAACACCTGTAGATATCGTATTGAATCCACTTGGGGTACCTTCTCGTATGAACATTGGTCAGATCTACGAAACTGTTCTTGGATGGGCTGGTAGAAAATTAGGATTGAAATTCGCTACGCCAATCTTTGATGGAGCTAGTCTAGAGCAGATTACAGAATATACAGACGAAGCTGGTCTTCCTAAATTCGGTCACACTCACCTTTATGATGGTGGTACTGGAGAGAGATTTACTCAGGCGGCAACAGTTGGTATTATCTATATGTTGAAACTAGGACACATGGTAGATGACAAAATGCACGCACGTTCTATCGGACCATATTCATTAATTACGCAACAGCCATTAGGAGGTAAAGCGCAATTTGGAGGTCAGAGATTTGGAGAGATGGAGGTTTGGGCTCTTGAAGCATTCGGAGCATCGAATATCCTTAGAGAAATCCTGACTGTGAAGTCGGATGACGTGATTGGTAGAGCAAAAACTTACGAAGCAATTGCGAAAGGAGAAGCAATGCCAGAACCTGGTATTCCGGAATCTTTCAACGTATTACTTCACGAGTTACAAGGTCTTGGACTTGATGTAAGATTAGAGGAATAA